From Herbiconiux flava, one genomic window encodes:
- a CDS encoding 5-(carboxyamino)imidazole ribonucleotide synthase, translating into MTLRVGVIGGGQLARMMIPPAIELGIDIRVLAEAEGMSASIAATAVGDYTDLETVLSFARGVDVVTFDHEHVPQAVLQGLVAAGVAVHPGPDALQYAQDKLLMRARLASLGVPVPSWASVADSADLDAFIDAHGGRAVVKTARGGYDGKGVRVVSSAAQVADWFGDDPLLAEELVDFKRELSQLVARRPSGDVTLWPVVESIQRDGVCAEVLAPAPGGSPRLAAVAAQIGTTIAESLGVTGVLAVELFETLDERILVNELAMRPHNTGHWTIDGSTTSQFEQHLRAVLDLPFGATGHTAPWSVMVNILGGPASGDLDTPLRAAAAAQPTAKLHLYGKPPRPGRKIGHVTVSGDDLATVAYEARAAAAAFDS; encoded by the coding sequence GTGACTCTTCGTGTGGGTGTGATCGGTGGCGGACAGCTCGCGCGGATGATGATCCCGCCGGCGATCGAGCTGGGGATCGACATCCGTGTGCTGGCCGAGGCCGAGGGCATGTCGGCGTCCATCGCCGCGACCGCGGTCGGGGACTACACCGACCTCGAGACGGTGCTCTCGTTCGCGAGGGGGGTCGACGTGGTCACCTTCGACCACGAGCACGTGCCCCAGGCCGTGCTGCAGGGGCTCGTCGCGGCGGGTGTGGCCGTGCATCCTGGGCCGGATGCTCTGCAGTACGCCCAGGACAAGCTGCTCATGCGCGCCAGGCTCGCTTCGTTGGGTGTACCGGTGCCTTCGTGGGCCTCGGTCGCCGACTCCGCCGACCTCGACGCGTTCATCGACGCCCACGGTGGGCGGGCCGTCGTCAAGACCGCTCGAGGCGGGTATGACGGCAAGGGCGTGCGCGTCGTCTCGTCGGCGGCGCAGGTCGCGGACTGGTTCGGCGACGACCCGCTCCTCGCGGAGGAGCTCGTGGACTTCAAGCGCGAGCTGTCCCAGCTCGTGGCGCGCCGGCCCTCGGGCGACGTGACGCTGTGGCCCGTGGTGGAGTCGATCCAGCGGGACGGGGTGTGCGCCGAGGTGCTCGCCCCGGCGCCGGGCGGGTCGCCGCGGCTCGCCGCCGTGGCCGCGCAGATCGGCACCACGATCGCCGAGTCGCTGGGTGTCACGGGGGTGCTCGCTGTGGAGCTGTTCGAGACGCTCGACGAGCGCATCCTGGTGAACGAGCTGGCGATGCGGCCGCACAACACCGGCCACTGGACCATCGACGGCTCGACCACCAGCCAGTTCGAGCAGCACCTGCGGGCGGTGCTCGACCTTCCCTTCGGCGCGACCGGGCACACGGCGCCCTGGTCGGTCATGGTGAACATCCTCGGCGGGCCCGCCTCCGGCGACCTCGACACCCCGCTGCGCGCAGCCGCCGCGGCCCAGCCCACGGCGAAGCTGCACCTCTACGGCAAGCCCCCGCGCCCCGGCCGCAAGATCGGTCACGTCACGGTCTCGGGCGACGACCTCGCCACGGTCGCCTACGAGGCCCGCGCGGCCGCCGCAGCCTTCGACTCCTGA
- a CDS encoding PH domain-containing protein, which translates to MSRPDPTTVEPPRELVLARVRPHARRLTVPVLLLFATATAYGWFGGRFAEEWQNQAALGGAVLLVVVGTLLPFLVWLGHRYTITTRRIIARRGLVNRHRHDLWLSRVTAVRLRRNPVQAAFATGNVLVESGSELTLELHDVPSAKLVAALLDELTEHTPPPSRLPAFPGSYPGPFGGGPPLG; encoded by the coding sequence ATGTCCCGGCCCGACCCCACGACCGTCGAGCCGCCTCGGGAGCTCGTGCTCGCCCGGGTGCGGCCGCACGCGCGACGGCTGACGGTGCCCGTGCTGCTGCTGTTCGCGACGGCGACGGCGTACGGCTGGTTCGGCGGGCGGTTCGCGGAGGAATGGCAGAACCAGGCCGCCCTGGGCGGTGCTGTTCTTCTCGTGGTGGTCGGCACACTGCTGCCGTTCCTCGTCTGGCTCGGGCACCGGTACACGATCACGACGCGGCGGATCATCGCGCGGCGGGGGCTCGTGAACCGGCACCGGCACGACCTCTGGCTCTCGCGGGTGACGGCGGTGCGGCTGCGGCGGAACCCGGTGCAGGCGGCGTTCGCCACGGGGAACGTGCTGGTGGAGTCGGGGTCGGAGCTGACGCTCGAGCTGCACGACGTGCCGTCGGCGAAGCTCGTGGCGGCGCTGCTGGACGAGCTGACCGAGCACACGCCGCCGCCGTCGCGGCTGCCGGCGTTCCCGGGGTCGTACCCCGGCCCGTTCGGTGGTGGGCCGCCGCTAGGCTGA
- a CDS encoding biotin--[acetyl-CoA-carboxylase] ligase has translation MDLPLSRALVPRLEWMERAGSTNEVLVLAASGPSAAAWPSFAVVATDDQVSGRGRLGRTWSAPAGKALAVSVLLRPRADTALWGTLPLLAGAAVRRAVAGLLPGHPVALKWPNDVLIGGSKVSGILGELLPDARGLVIGAGINLTLAADELPVPTATSLVLAGAPASSLGADAVLSAYLRELVALFSAWESAGGSARDSGLLDELASTSATLGRAVRVELPGGAVRTGTATAIDDDGRLVVATDDGSPLVVAAGDVTHLRLRDG, from the coding sequence ATGGATCTGCCGCTCTCCCGTGCCCTCGTCCCGCGCCTCGAGTGGATGGAGCGGGCGGGGTCGACGAACGAGGTGCTGGTGCTCGCCGCCTCCGGACCCTCCGCCGCGGCGTGGCCGTCGTTCGCCGTGGTGGCGACCGACGACCAGGTGAGCGGGCGGGGGCGGCTCGGGCGCACGTGGTCGGCTCCGGCGGGGAAGGCGCTCGCCGTGTCGGTGCTGCTTCGGCCCCGCGCCGACACGGCGCTCTGGGGCACGCTGCCGCTGCTCGCGGGGGCCGCGGTGCGTCGCGCCGTCGCGGGGCTGCTGCCCGGGCATCCGGTCGCCCTGAAATGGCCGAACGACGTGCTGATCGGGGGGTCGAAGGTGTCGGGCATCCTGGGTGAGCTGCTTCCGGATGCTCGGGGCCTCGTGATCGGGGCGGGCATCAACCTGACCCTGGCCGCCGACGAGCTGCCGGTGCCGACGGCGACGTCGCTCGTGCTGGCGGGCGCGCCGGCGTCGTCGCTGGGTGCGGATGCGGTGCTCTCGGCGTACCTGCGCGAGCTCGTCGCACTGTTCTCGGCCTGGGAGTCGGCAGGCGGATCGGCGCGCGACTCGGGGCTGCTCGACGAGCTCGCGTCGACGTCGGCGACCCTCGGCCGGGCCGTGCGGGTCGAGCTGCCGGGCGGGGCCGTGCGCACCGGGACGGCGACCGCGATCGACGACGACGGACGGCTCGTGGTCGCCACCGACGACGGCTCGCCGCTCGTGGTCGCGGCGGGCGATGTGACGCACCTCCGGCTCCGCGACGGCTGA